The sequence below is a genomic window from Perca fluviatilis chromosome 13, GENO_Pfluv_1.0, whole genome shotgun sequence.
AGTGTTTCTTTGCATCATTGGGAGATTTGGCCTGATGGTGGCAGTAACGAAAACATCAGGGGGTCACCACAATCATTTTTAGGGAATTGGGCCCTACAGTAGTGGaagtctgttattgttgaatCATGGATTAAGAGACAGAGTGTCTAATACCTTGTTCCAGAGCAGGGTATCCATTTAAATTCATCAATTGTCAAATATTAACTTCATTAATAATGACAATGTTTCAGTTTAGTCAACAGAAAGACGCATTTCCTGTTTTGGCCAAACTGTTGAACTGCTGTGTGGGGTGTGAAAGCATTTAACCAAGCTGTGAATAAATGCTATTTATaaatttttcagttttacacAAATGCATTTATAGCTTGTAAATTGCTTCATAAAATAAATCCAAAGACTGGACAATGCAGTGTCCTGGCTGAAGATAAGGAAACCACCGGACTGGAGTTAGTTTAGTATTCAAATATATCAATTTAATAAGTaataagggtgtgtgtgtgtgtgtttgtgtgtgtgtatgtgtgtgtgtgtgtgtgtgtgtgtgtgtgtgtgtgtgtgtgtgtgagggtggggATGTGCTGCTACTTCCTTAATGTTCATCCGTAGAGGATGTGATATCACTAAATTAATATATACTGTACCAAAGTTTTCCAGCAGCATAGTGACCAATCTCCACAGCGCGGTAAGCAGTAAGTGAAGTGAAGCTACGGTTGGATTGTCTCAAGATGTCCGAAGATATTTATGCCAAACCAGATATGTCAAATAAGGTGAGATACAACAGAAATGTACAGAAGGACAATGAATGGGAGGAAAGGGAGGTGGAAATATACGACGATATCGGAGATGATCAAACTGCTAATCAGTCACACGGAGGAGGTAGGTGACACATTATGACAAATCAATATAACAAATTCTCATGCTGATCTGTTTGTTTTTGGGTGTCTATTCAAGTTATGTTGGACTGATGTGTAAACTATGTTTGCTCTCAGTTTAGTTGGTTACTCTCAGCTTTCAAATCCAAATTAATTGCCACCCATCTATGTTTGTCTCTATAGATGTACAGTATGAAAACCTTGTGTTTTGCAGCTCTTTCCTTCAGTTTTATTACTTTCTGCTAAAAGTATAAGAGCCTTATGGTTACATTTCACTGACTAGTGTCATTTCTGAGATCTGAGGAAGCATCAACTCCGGTAAAGACATGAAAAAAGGGAAGTGCAGTGTGACGAGGTCTGTTGAATATCCTTAGCAATGCAGAGCCAAATTAAGAacgagaaagagagactgaagagagagaggaaattaAGTCactatagtttttattttagttgtgAGTCAGTTCTGCAATTCAATGTTCCTTTATAACTCAACATTTCACGAGTTCATATTTGTTCTACTTTAATATAATAATTGGTTTACATTAGAGTGGTTCAATGATTTCTCTAAGGGCGTATAGTTCCTTAGATTTTATAAGTTGGAGCATTGTGTATTTTTCATATGGTTCGTTTTGCTTTCACACCGCACTTTGACAAACACCAATATCCGAGTGAAATTCGCAGACACTTTTGGGCTAAAAAATATTGGAGCAATACCAAATTTATTAACGTCTTTTCTGGGTTTGCTttggtgtttctaatattttagaagattGCGAACAATATGAGCTGCTGACAGACAGCTGCCTTTGAATCATATAAGTAcgtaaattgtgtgcaaggttgaaattGCAGGTTAGTAAATGCAGTTGGTTCACTTCCTGCTTTCGGGTCAGATCCCTTTGTCACGTAAACTGAACTCTATTGCACTTTGAAGCGAACCAAGAACCCTGTTTTCAAGCTTTTTGGTCCGCACCATAGTTTGAATGAGCTTTAACACCACCCCAAGgtattttattgtcacatatacatacatgtagcaaaatccaatctctgcatttaacccatccctcaaggggagcagtgggcagccaatcacagcgcccaactccagatctgagccagtgccttggtCAAGtagcctggttaacaccagacccttctcagctgtaactgagagtgggtctgggaaaggttcattgacagttcatttccagaggggcgtcaccaacggacgccactcaaataCCTCTGGgctcattggatagtccttcaaccaatcagaccaacgatccgggtgacacttttcacatccaacaaaaaaaatgtgattctggtttttggtgtcgtccctccacgccctactttctccttgcaggtgttgcatattgctaacttgttatcttctgcacacacgctgaagaatttccaaacagctgatatgttgcaggttaattcacgaagctccctacatgtgcaagaatagcgcggacacgcgcttcacaccgcgagcgggtacacgccacacacggcggagaagttgagagaaaggagaaagagactgtgtctctgtccgtgtgtgcgtgcgtccttgagaactgtaactcgtataacttatgttgtcagttaattatagcattgaccggtataaaatcggcatatgtcagactgacctgccagTCCCTGGTCATGgtgaagcacggcttcggtggccgtcatgttgaatgtaaacaaaaagctgctcaccgtcgctgcgctatcctcgtcgcgtaaagcccgcctcaacggttgtgattggtgtaaagcccacctcagcggttgtgattggtgcctcaattttgaggacattggaaatgggtttgaatgggctcttcgccagactgacctgcagagcaaatcaaaaatttgccggaaggtcgtcagggtttacccaggctattggtcaagggcactgactggagaacctagtacatggtttttgatggtgggggaaaccggagcacccagaggaaacccacgccAACATGGGGAGAGcatgctgtgaggccacagtgctaaccattgggccaccatgctgccagTGGTGTGACTATCCCATAATACACTCCAGGGTTTGGTTAATACGGACTCTCTGTAATGAACCTTGCTCTCTGTGTGCTTTGCCACTTTAGGACCAGACACTGAGAGGAATCCTCCAGCCGTCCAAAGGAAGACTCTCAGGGCTGCAGCACTCTGTCTGGCAGTGCTCTGCTTTCTGATGATGACTGGAATCATCTTATCCGCATACTGTAAGATAAAATACACCTCACAACTACTAACCACCAAATACTGAACCAGTACACAATGGTGTATTCAAATCAGCTTCAAGATTTGAAGGATAGGTTCAGGTTTTTACTGACATGCCATTTATGTATGCTGAAATAGTGATTGGTCGATGTAATCATTCCTACTGTCCATAATCGCCTGTAAAGCGATCCCTTCCTAACACGATTCTaatggacggatggatggaaATAGGAGGACAAAATCCACAGTCTTCATTCTGTGTTAACATTCAGCTGAAGCTTTAGCAACATTTGACTACAAGGACATTTCCTTTAAACCACCACTCAGCAAGGAAATACTGTTCATGGAAATAATAAGGGTGATTATACTAAAACATAGGAACTTGTATAGAAACTCATTCAGCTTGGGTAACTCAGACTAATGAAGctgtattaaaaatatatatttactgtcTGTAAAGGTAAAGCACCGATTGTACTGTGATTGTTAGCAAGCGGAAACCCTTATCTCCATAGATGGAGCTTAAGTGCCCAATGTAGGCTATCATATCAAAGGTAGCAGCTGCAGGTTGTCTGATTAAGGCTGCGGACTAATTAATTCACCCAGCTGTTGTTTCAATCACATCAGGTTGATACAACATTAGCTGAGGTGTTGTTAAGTCAGCTATCAAGGCTGCTCTCATGGTCGTAATAATTCACATTAAACGGAACATTTCTGTTGATGGAGAAGTGAGACTTTGTCCGTAATATTCATGTTGAAGTTTCTGTCATCTCGTTTCCTTGTTGCACAGCCGCTGCAGTTGACACACCTGTAAACATGATGTTGCAATGTAACAAATTAACGTTATTGTCCCTACGGCTGAAGATACTGCAAAGATATTATTCAGACTGTATATCAAATATGACCAGATCTGCTGCCTGGGGGACAGAATCTTGCTccactttttgccacagctgataaatTACCTGAAATtgtcatagacagtatatataagaatggaccaacagaccccgttgctctggacggagaccagtgaaggatattagaagtctcttttccggtgatctcttgctttactgagcagcctccaactgagacagacaacgtaaatgtgacgtgagcaacgtgtctgaaagtgtgaagtcttctgctagctgtgccaagagaaatctcaatcattcccaatcttacagagacacacacacacacactatatatatatatatatatatatatatatatatatatatatatatatatatatatatatatatatacacacacatatatatatatatatatatacacatacatacatacatatatatatatacacatatacatacatacatacatacatatatacatatatatatacatacatacatacatatatatatatacatacatacacacatatatatacatacatatatatacacatacatatatatatatatatatacacacacacatatatacacacacatatatatacatacacacatatatatatacatatatacacacatatatacacatacatacatacatatatatatacacacacatatatatatatatacacacacacatatatatatataaggctGGTGGGAAGCAGTTGAGGGATATTTGGCATTCGTGgcgtttttttggggggaaattcTTTCAGCAGATTGATGGCTGTCCTCCCGAGTGATCaaaactgcgtccatggcaacgctccgccatgcatggcaacggtctaTTACTCTTAGCAACGATCTGTTATAAAGAATTAGCCAACCCCAGAATGCCGCCGGATTCAACCGAGCGATGTAATAAGCATAAATGATCTGATATTGTCTTACTTTTATCTATTGCTGTTTTTCTCAAGAAGTATCCGTCAACATGAGTCAGTTAAAGGAAGAAGTAAAGCAGCTGAAGAACAGAACTGAAGGTgagaaaagattaaaatatCGATATCTCACCTCGACAGAGATTCATCTCAGTTGACctgagaggacgctggcgctgTTTATTCaccgcttctccgtctgctattccCTGAAGGATCCAACTTCACACTATTAGCCATAATCTCATGTTGTCTTACTTGTTTctattgttgtttttctccAGAGATTTCTGTCAACAGTCAGTTAGAGAGCAGCTACCAAACACTGAGTAAAAACAACAGTCAGCTACAGGATGAAGTAAAGAAGCTGAAGAAGAGAATTAAAGATGAGAAAAgcttaaaaacagaaaactccTGTATTTTACCAATTAACATTATATGGCTTGACTGTGTCTGTTTAATGCTGATGAACTTGAAATATTTCAGAGACAGTCACTTGAGATATAAAAACCTGAGAGAAACTATTTACAAATTATTTACAGAATAAACATGAAAGGGAAACGTGGCAGAGGCAGGAAAGATCTTTAATTAAACTATAAATTATAACTATTAACAAGTCCTCTTAATCTGACATTTGTTTGACTTTAAGAGAAGCGGTGTCCTGATGGATGGACGATATTAAAAAGCAGTTGTTACTTCAAAACTAATGGGTTGAACACTTGGTCTGGAAGCAGAGCTGACTGTCGGCAGAGAGGAGCAGATCTGGTCGTTATAAATGATGAAGAGGAATGggtgagtgtgtttgtttctgagtGATCTCAGAGAAAAAGacacactgtaaacccgaacgttcaaagtaattaaatagattaagtagtgtatactcaaagttttagaacaagttctactaacttaattttgtcaagttggtgtaacatgttcttcctttttgagtattgttaactaatattttttgattaaatggaactattttgtgtataagtaagcataacttaaaaacataacttaagtacaatgtaatagaattgagtaataacatactaagaatgataaagtcctgttatttctattgtttaaaatagggatgatttaaaaataaactgaatttatatagcacatgttaaaatacaataaaatctcaaagtgctttaccaaataagtaaaatcgatcataataaataaattgcaatagcaaatggtctgaaatgcattagacattagtggaggacaaaatgtatttattttatttattttttgcttcatcagtttaatgtagcctatatattttctttttatttttatttaagcagcTGCAGGGATAATTTTGTATGGCGAGTTAATCTCTGATTCAACCTGTCGAAGCAGAAGGTGGCCTAATTTGCACACTACACTGATTCCTTACCGCtctttggaaaaacacagaagaagaaaagtttgaacAACGCAGCAAGGCGGAAAGCAGCAGACAGTAGGGTTGCAGAAACTACCTACGCAGCAGCAATCAGGCTCACTGGACTTActgtaagttttgaatgttaatatGCATTCGCTTTTacttcttttatacatttttatgtgtttgtctcagagAGCGTGACCTTCTCCAAGCCCCCGCCCTTCACTGGCTTATCACGGGAGTCTTGTAGGGATTGGCAACTTGTCAGATATAGGTTAGCTGCTgaagagctagctagccacttAGCCACCAATAACGttaccagagactatttagaaggACTTTGACGTTACGCACTCCAGCAGCACAACTAGCGACCTAGCTACCACTAACCGACCTGAAATTCAATAATTAGTAAACATCATTCCCGCTTAAATGGTGTTAAAAATTAATTAGTAGAAGCACTAACAGACACCTCGTATGCGATAGTTAGTTTTTGTTGCTGGAAACTTTCAATAGTGCACAAAAGAGCATAAACCCGCCAAACTGAGTTCCTACACTGCAAGTCCGGGCTCTCTGTGTGGAAGCTTGTAGGCCGagttttaaattctgtgtgaGCAGACTGTCTGAGACACGGAGATTGCTGTTAACAGAACGAGTCAACTGCCCGTGCCTGCCTACTGTTGCCTCGGTTTTAAAACAAACGACCCTGCTGGAGGCAAGCTGCTTTTTAtgacaaagatgaataaagtaaaaCCCTTAATAGTAAAGCTTTGGTTTGTAGAAATGGTATTATTGTTGATTAACCATGCACTAAGGTTCAAGTGtggctgcttttctttacagtaatgttaattttgcttgatggctttagtaacttgacacttatggggattaaatgaaaagatcattaacagggaacatttataaatggaagtatttataatttgacactCTTTGAATCTTTTAATTGTTCAGTTTCAGATCAGTTTATGCCTTTGCATCTTGCTGTTCCAGTTTCAAGAAGTTAAGGAAGATAACTGGAGATGTGATAACGATACCAGGTAATCCAATGAATGTGAATTCTTCTATCACCCCCCTCCCCGCCCTCTAAATACCAATAActtgaattgttgttttttctcagaCAAGGTTTTAGTGTGGTAACCCCCAAATCATACGcaccccacatacacacatcattgtttttctacttgcctgtttgatcaaaataaagtgttttgctgtatttaagtcaacaaataatgaatgtgttctgttcacgaatactactaatcatattttacttaactttgtatttgcttgcaaaaattgttgaagaagactgagaagaaACTGACCCTCATTAGAAAGATGATGGAGACCACATTTCCCCTCAACGCGACAGACCATAGTGATGTC
It includes:
- the LOC120572048 gene encoding CD209 antigen-like protein E isoform X3, with product MSEDIYAKPDMSNKVRYNRNVQKDNEWEEREVEIYDDIGDDQTANQSHGGGPDTERNPPAVQRKTLRAAALCLAVLCFLMMTGIILSAYLSVNMSQLKEEVKQLKNRTEEKRCPDGWTILKSSCYFKTNGLNTWSGSRADCRQRGADLVVINDEEEWEFVSELSKDKESWIGLRNINTGQGRGWEWVDGSPLTETFWAAGLPRYNGYYATCCIQQRKWMPGHTDKKNGICEKKI
- the LOC120572048 gene encoding CD209 antigen-like protein C isoform X2; the protein is MSEDIYAKPDMSNKVRYNRNVQKDNEWEEREVEIYDDIGDDQTANQSHGGGPDTERNPPAVQRKTLRAAALCLAVLCFLMMTGIILSAYLSVNMSQLKEEVKQLKNRTEEKRCPDGWTILKSSCYFKTNGLNTWSGSRADCRQRGADLVVINDEEEWEFVSELSKDKESWIGLRNINTGQGRGWEWVDGSPLTETFWAAGLTQNNGYYAACCNQQGKWTQGYNYMNKNWMCEKKI
- the LOC120572048 gene encoding CD209 antigen-like protein C isoform X1, producing the protein MSEDIYAKPDMSNKVRYNRNVQKDNEWEEREVEIYDDIGDDQTANQSHGGGPDTERNPPAVQRKTLRAAALCLAVLCFLMMTGIILSAYLSVNMSQLKEEVKQLKNRTEEKRCPDGWTILKSSCYFKTNGLNTWSGSRADCRQRGADLVVINDEEEWEFVSELSKDKESWIGLRNINTGQGRGWEWVDGSPLTETFWAKGLTQNNGYYAACCNQEGQLTQTYSSYNKNWICEKKII
- the LOC120572048 gene encoding uncharacterized protein LOC120572048 isoform X4; protein product: MSEDIYAKPDMSNKVRYNRNVQKDNEWEEREVEIYDDIGDDQTANQSHGGGPDTERNPPAVQRKTLRAAALCLAVLCFLMMTGIILSAYLSVNMSQLKEEVKQLKNRTEEISVNSQLESSYQTLSKNNSQLQDEVKKLKKRIKDEKSLKTENSCILPINIIWLDCVCLMLMNLKYFRDSHLRYKNLRETIYKLFTE